One window of the Archangium primigenium genome contains the following:
- a CDS encoding carbohydrate-binding protein: MKLRPASLTLALSLLSTPVWAQNAPATWTEHWFEHNQTMTRVYQDADVAIYFDAAVNRSITWPNKFVADLWKYTRRTYGHFGTDAQLYALFHAGKYSGGHPSTYFDTSHDSRNVIDIGSSDPNAWTSGAGNDLDITTHEVAHIVEGASKGVHNSPAFGLWGDSKWAEIFIYDAYLGLGRTADANRWYNLMINGTDGFPRANTRWFRDWFYPVYKNYGGAQVLNRYFVLLAQYLPKNGRDYGKSLNWGEFIHFWSGAAGVNLKGMATTAFGWPTEWETQFVQAQKAYPFTYANPGPAPVTVFQDQNHGGYAAALPVGRYNLAALSAWGVRDNDITSVRVASGYKVTFYADDNFTGASVTKTADDASLVDDTFNDVATSLVVATNGSSAPATTIEAENFSAMNGVMTEGTSDSGGGLNVGSIDTADWLAYNGIAFASSGTYKIEYRVASLSGGGKLSLDLNAGATVLGTLDVPSTGGWQNWTTVSHTVTVTAGTYNLGIYATAGGWNLNWVRITKI; this comes from the coding sequence ATGAAACTCCGCCCCGCGTCGTTGACCCTCGCGCTGTCCCTCTTGTCCACCCCGGTCTGGGCGCAGAACGCGCCCGCCACCTGGACGGAGCACTGGTTCGAACATAACCAGACCATGACCCGCGTCTACCAGGACGCGGACGTGGCCATCTACTTCGACGCGGCGGTGAACCGCTCCATCACCTGGCCCAACAAGTTCGTGGCGGACCTGTGGAAGTACACCCGGCGCACCTACGGGCACTTCGGCACGGACGCGCAGCTCTACGCGCTGTTCCACGCGGGCAAGTACAGCGGCGGCCACCCCTCCACCTACTTCGACACGAGCCACGACTCGCGCAACGTCATCGACATCGGCTCGAGCGACCCCAACGCGTGGACGAGCGGCGCGGGCAACGATCTGGACATCACCACCCACGAGGTGGCGCACATCGTGGAGGGCGCGAGCAAGGGCGTGCACAACTCGCCCGCGTTCGGCCTGTGGGGCGACAGCAAGTGGGCGGAGATCTTCATCTACGACGCCTACCTGGGGCTGGGCCGCACCGCGGACGCCAACCGCTGGTACAACCTGATGATCAACGGCACGGACGGCTTCCCGCGGGCCAACACCCGCTGGTTCCGCGACTGGTTCTACCCCGTCTACAAGAATTACGGCGGCGCCCAGGTGCTCAACCGCTACTTCGTGCTGCTCGCGCAGTACCTGCCCAAGAACGGCCGGGACTACGGCAAGAGCCTCAACTGGGGGGAGTTCATCCACTTCTGGAGCGGCGCGGCGGGCGTGAACCTCAAGGGCATGGCCACGACGGCGTTCGGCTGGCCCACGGAGTGGGAGACGCAGTTCGTCCAGGCCCAGAAGGCCTACCCCTTCACCTACGCCAACCCGGGGCCCGCGCCCGTCACCGTGTTCCAGGATCAGAACCACGGGGGCTACGCCGCGGCGCTGCCGGTGGGCCGCTACAACCTGGCCGCCCTGAGCGCCTGGGGCGTGCGCGACAACGACATCACCTCGGTGCGCGTGGCCAGCGGCTACAAGGTCACCTTCTACGCCGACGACAACTTCACCGGCGCGAGCGTCACCAAGACGGCGGATGACGCCTCGCTCGTGGACGACACCTTCAACGACGTCGCCACCTCGCTCGTGGTGGCCACGAACGGCTCCTCCGCGCCCGCCACCACGATCGAGGCGGAGAACTTCAGCGCCATGAACGGCGTGATGACCGAGGGCACCAGCGACTCGGGCGGCGGCCTCAACGTGGGCTCCATCGATACGGCGGACTGGCTGGCCTACAACGGCATCGCGTTCGCGAGCTCGGGCACCTACAAGATCGAGTACCGCGTGGCGAGCCTGTCCGGCGGCGGCAAGCTGTCGTTGGATCTCAACGCGGGCGCCACGGTGCTCGGCACGCTGGACGTGCCCTCCACGGGCGGCTGGCAGAACTGGACCACCGTCTCGCACACCGTCACCGTGACGGCGGGCACCTACAACCTGGGCATCTACGCCACGGCGGGAGGCTGGAACCTCAACTGGGTGCGCATCACGAAAATCTGA
- a CDS encoding PAS domain S-box protein: MQPQWAQRFFELSTDMFAVMDREGRLLQVNAAWTRELGWRSETLLAGGAVRFVHPEDLGYVRDWLRAARPNEAPVRFSSRWRCGDGTWKRLMWSGVAAEDGLVYGTAHPEPGVEDESRRVEEELRRAALGFHKLIESLPDGLFVHHALRFVYVNPTMCAMLGYERMEQLVGQPVWSMVHPDDHPLVRRRMVTVNTGSTAPIEELRYLRRDGTLVHVESTALGLEFDGQPCVVVMARDITERKRLQTHLQRMDRMALVGTLAAGVGHEINNPLSYVLTNLRLALENTRRLQEPVGEQERVDNLQETVEMLQEAHEGGLRVRDIVRDLKLFSRQPEEERRVEVDVLKPLEFSLKMAQGELRSRAQLTRRYEPVPLVHADESRLGQVFLNLLMNAVQSIPEGDATHHEIALWVRPGPSGGVAIDVRDTGSGIPPEMLERIFDPFFTTKPVGMGTGLGLAICQGILSELGGGLSVRSEPGQGSTFTVQLPAALPASVSRPPSRQLPALRPSRMLVIDDEPAVARALVRLIGPHHQVALAGGGLDGMARLADPAESFDVIFCDLMMPDAAGMDVYEQVRQARPELARRFIFITGGSFTPRARRFLETVPDRWLEKPFDEQRLRRLIGEVLGDA, from the coding sequence ATGCAGCCGCAGTGGGCGCAGCGGTTCTTCGAGCTGTCGACGGACATGTTCGCCGTGATGGACCGCGAGGGCCGTCTGTTGCAGGTGAACGCCGCGTGGACCCGGGAGCTCGGGTGGAGGTCGGAGACCTTGCTGGCCGGAGGCGCGGTGCGCTTCGTCCACCCGGAGGATCTCGGCTACGTGAGGGACTGGCTGCGCGCGGCGCGCCCGAACGAGGCGCCCGTGCGCTTCTCCAGCCGGTGGCGGTGCGGGGATGGGACGTGGAAGCGGCTGATGTGGTCCGGGGTCGCCGCCGAGGACGGGCTCGTCTACGGCACGGCGCACCCCGAGCCCGGCGTGGAGGACGAGTCGCGCCGCGTGGAGGAGGAGCTGCGGCGCGCCGCGCTCGGCTTCCACAAGCTCATCGAGAGCCTGCCCGACGGCCTCTTCGTCCACCACGCGCTGCGCTTCGTCTACGTCAACCCCACGATGTGCGCCATGCTCGGCTACGAGCGGATGGAGCAGCTGGTGGGCCAGCCCGTCTGGAGCATGGTGCACCCGGACGATCATCCGCTGGTGCGCCGGCGCATGGTGACGGTGAACACCGGGTCGACCGCGCCCATCGAGGAGCTGCGCTACCTGCGGCGCGACGGCACGCTCGTGCACGTGGAGAGCACCGCCCTGGGGCTGGAGTTCGACGGCCAGCCGTGCGTGGTGGTGATGGCGCGCGACATCACCGAGCGCAAGCGCCTGCAGACGCACCTGCAGCGCATGGATCGCATGGCGCTCGTGGGCACGCTCGCCGCGGGGGTGGGGCACGAGATCAACAACCCCCTGTCCTACGTGCTCACCAACCTGCGCCTCGCGCTGGAGAACACCCGGCGGCTCCAGGAGCCCGTGGGCGAGCAGGAGCGCGTGGACAACCTCCAGGAGACGGTGGAGATGCTCCAGGAGGCGCACGAGGGGGGCCTGCGGGTGCGCGACATCGTGCGCGATCTCAAGCTCTTCTCGCGCCAGCCGGAGGAGGAGCGCCGCGTCGAGGTGGACGTGCTCAAGCCGCTGGAGTTCTCGCTCAAGATGGCCCAGGGCGAGCTGCGCTCGCGCGCCCAGCTCACCCGGCGCTACGAGCCCGTGCCCCTCGTGCACGCGGACGAGTCGCGGCTCGGGCAGGTGTTCCTCAACCTGCTGATGAACGCGGTGCAATCCATTCCCGAGGGGGATGCCACCCACCACGAGATCGCCCTGTGGGTGCGGCCCGGGCCCTCGGGCGGCGTGGCCATCGACGTGCGCGACACGGGCTCGGGCATCCCCCCGGAGATGCTCGAGCGCATCTTCGATCCCTTCTTCACCACCAAGCCGGTGGGCATGGGCACGGGGCTGGGGCTGGCCATCTGTCAGGGCATCCTGAGCGAGCTGGGCGGCGGGCTGAGCGTGCGCAGCGAGCCGGGGCAGGGCAGCACCTTCACCGTGCAGCTGCCTGCGGCCCTGCCCGCGTCCGTGAGCCGACCGCCCTCGCGCCAGCTGCCCGCGCTGCGCCCCAGCCGCATGCTCGTCATCGACGACGAGCCGGCCGTGGCGCGCGCGCTCGTGCGGCTCATCGGCCCGCACCACCAGGTGGCGCTCGCGGGGGGCGGGCTCGACGGCATGGCGCGGCTCGCGGATCCGGCCGAGTCCTTCGACGTCATCTTCTGCGACCTGATGATGCCGGACGCCGCGGGCATGGACGTCTACGAGCAGGTGCGCCAGGCGCGGCCCGAGCTCGCCCGGCGCTTCATCTTCATCACCGGGGGCTCGTTCACCCCCCGCGCGCGGCGCTTCCTGGAGACGGTGCCGGACCGGTGGCTGGAGAAGCCCTTCGACGAGCAGCGGCTGCGGCGGCTCATCGGCGAGGTGCTGGGCGACGCGTGA